A window of the Desulfobacula toluolica Tol2 genome harbors these coding sequences:
- a CDS encoding glycyl-radical enzyme activating protein has product MCIKNHPKIPLITEIQRFCLQDGPGFRTTIFLKGCPLHCPWCHNPETQSPKKEFYYYPEKCSNCGRCAKSCPTGASTMKIGTDNTPVLDLDRSKCIACMQCVDACLSSARAVVGQNLTIDTIMEEALADQPFFKNSGGGVTISGGDPLLFPDFTLELVKRLKKEGLHVAIETSCFQKWDKIRPLLSYVDLFLVDIKSLISKKHKIVVGWPLEPILENIKNLIEKNANLRIHLPIIPNFNDSMDDFKTCEIFLSRIADRLMGVDILPYHVYGEGKYNFLGRHDAYACKDVKQSPSEKIEPLVKALKRLHIKDLSVGGLVGMGGYSGEKSKKGL; this is encoded by the coding sequence ATGTGTATAAAAAATCACCCAAAAATTCCTCTTATTACCGAAATCCAAAGGTTTTGCTTGCAGGATGGCCCCGGTTTCAGGACAACCATATTTTTAAAAGGGTGTCCTTTGCACTGCCCTTGGTGCCATAATCCAGAAACCCAGAGTCCGAAAAAAGAATTCTACTATTATCCTGAAAAATGTTCAAACTGCGGCCGGTGCGCGAAGAGTTGTCCCACCGGTGCCTCCACAATGAAAATCGGGACTGATAATACCCCTGTTCTTGATCTTGATCGCAGTAAATGCATAGCGTGCATGCAATGTGTTGATGCCTGTTTATCAAGTGCAAGAGCTGTCGTCGGGCAAAATCTCACAATTGATACAATTATGGAGGAGGCGTTGGCTGACCAACCTTTTTTTAAAAATAGCGGGGGGGGCGTCACCATCAGTGGAGGAGATCCTTTATTGTTTCCGGATTTTACCCTTGAATTGGTAAAACGCCTAAAGAAAGAGGGTCTTCATGTTGCCATTGAAACCAGTTGTTTTCAAAAATGGGACAAAATTCGCCCCTTGTTAAGCTATGTGGATCTGTTTCTTGTGGACATTAAGTCTCTCATTTCAAAAAAACATAAAATCGTCGTAGGATGGCCGTTGGAACCTATCCTTGAAAATATCAAGAACCTCATAGAAAAAAATGCAAATCTGAGAATCCATCTGCCGATTATTCCAAATTTTAATGATTCCATGGATGATTTTAAAACCTGTGAAATTTTTTTAAGCCGGATTGCCGATCGGCTCATGGGCGTAGATATTCTTCCCTACCATGTTTACGGGGAAGGAAAATACAATTTCCTTGGCCGTCATGACGCCTATGCTTGCAAGGATGTAAAACAATCACCGTCCGAAAAGATAGAACCTCTGGTCAAAGCCTTGAAGCGATTACATATAAAGGATTTGAGCGTCGGTGGCTTAGTGGGTATGGGAGGCTATTCAGGGGAAAAATCTAAAAAAGGCTTGTGA
- a CDS encoding Zn-ribbon domain-containing OB-fold protein — MAEKKKTQKEKEPDITFYHPDLLEIPENGLPYLKGYKCRKCGQLDFPKLTPCPTCWGEDFDVVPLSRKGILYSFSDLYIGQPGMATPYICGYIDLPEDIRIFAMLKGDVNTFKCDEEVELTTGPIRKNADGLPIISYMFQKV; from the coding sequence ATGGCTGAAAAAAAGAAAACCCAAAAAGAGAAAGAGCCGGATATCACATTTTATCATCCGGATTTGCTTGAGATTCCCGAAAACGGATTGCCGTACCTTAAGGGGTATAAATGCAGAAAATGTGGTCAGCTTGATTTTCCCAAATTAACCCCTTGCCCCACCTGCTGGGGAGAGGACTTCGATGTGGTTCCCTTGTCCAGAAAGGGAATTTTGTACAGTTTTTCCGACCTTTATATCGGCCAGCCCGGTATGGCAACCCCCTATATTTGCGGCTATATTGATCTGCCGGAAGATATCAGAATTTTTGCCATGCTGAAAGGAGATGTCAATACCTTTAAATGTGACGAAGAAGTCGAATTGACAACGGGTCCGATAAGGAAGAATGCAGATGGTCTTCCAATTATCAGTTACATGTTCCAGAAAGTATAG
- a CDS encoding thiolase family protein yields MRLQRDVYIAGVGETVFGRHKMDYDELGRMAAFQAIKSSNIEGPGMIESAYVGNATNGIVTGQTIFKDIGICGTAPIINVESACSAGAMAVHLAIKDVACGLTELSMGVGAENHTLHREAGTAFQPAMNDIEAVHGGVMTGKYAMRATRYMHETGATIEDLALITQKSKRHAKNNPYAPFGGDYSIEEIINSRMVAYPLTLHQCCGIVDGAGAVVVCSEEMIKKLGIKKPVKVRGSVVTSGPYHNRPRDITGDDITEMTSEMLYEESGIGPKDVDILELHDAFTIAELLYYECMQLCDKGDGLKFLRDGQSTYGGQCVVSPRGGMLSYGHPIGASGAAQVAAQVKQLRGECQGYQVEPIPKVAMTHVTGGGLSGTEHAACTMHMLTSDF; encoded by the coding sequence ATGAGATTACAGCGAGATGTATATATAGCCGGAGTAGGTGAGACTGTTTTTGGCAGACATAAAATGGATTACGATGAACTGGGACGTATGGCAGCTTTTCAGGCAATCAAATCTTCCAATATTGAAGGACCGGGGATGATTGAGAGTGCCTATGTGGGTAATGCCACTAACGGTATCGTTACCGGGCAGACTATTTTTAAAGACATCGGTATCTGCGGAACCGCTCCCATCATCAATGTGGAAAGTGCCTGTTCGGCCGGTGCTATGGCAGTCCATCTGGCCATAAAAGATGTGGCCTGCGGGCTGACGGAATTATCCATGGGCGTGGGGGCTGAAAATCATACTCTTCACAGAGAAGCGGGTACGGCATTCCAGCCGGCAATGAACGATATTGAAGCCGTCCACGGTGGGGTTATGACCGGTAAATATGCCATGCGCGCGACCCGGTATATGCACGAGACCGGTGCCACTATTGAAGATCTGGCTTTGATCACCCAGAAAAGCAAGCGGCACGCCAAAAATAATCCTTATGCCCCTTTTGGGGGGGATTACAGTATTGAGGAAATTATTAATTCAAGAATGGTGGCCTATCCTCTGACGCTTCATCAGTGTTGTGGAATCGTTGATGGTGCAGGTGCTGTCGTGGTCTGTTCCGAGGAAATGATCAAAAAACTGGGGATTAAAAAACCGGTTAAAGTAAGAGGGTCCGTTGTGACATCCGGTCCGTATCATAACCGGCCAAGGGACATTACCGGTGATGATATCACTGAAATGACATCTGAAATGCTCTATGAGGAATCCGGAATCGGCCCCAAAGACGTTGATATCCTGGAATTGCATGATGCCTTTACCATTGCTGAGTTGCTTTATTATGAATGCATGCAGCTGTGTGACAAAGGGGATGGCCTGAAATTTTTGAGAGACGGTCAGTCAACCTATGGCGGGCAGTGCGTTGTCAGTCCCAGGGGCGGAATGCTGTCCTATGGTCATCCCATCGGTGCTTCAGGTGCGGCCCAGGTAGCAGCCCAGGTAAAACAACTCAGGGGAGAGTGTCAGGGCTACCAGGTAGAGCCGATTCCAAAGGTTGCCATGACCCATGTAACCGGCGGCGGTCTTTCTGGTACTGAACATGCGGCCTGTACAATGCATATGCTCACAAGTGATTTTTAA
- a CDS encoding SphA family protein — translation MKLFLKLMLAVGFILLLSTSSLYATANNHYVNGGEGVKAATVPPPGFYYRMYNLYYTADEFMDDNGNETPIDFDVNVFAVVNRFIWVTDKKFLGADFFMDAVLPIVYTDIEIGAMGLDKDEFGFADLLIEPVGLAWHGPRYDAVVALGVWLPFGDYDINNAASPGKGFTTFMATFGGTLYLDAAKTWSASALGRYEIHTEQDDHDLTPGDDFHFEWGIGKSFAKVWEAGLAGYCQWQVNDDSGADAVNSGTHDKVFGIGPEIGVFVPSLKSFFNLRSVWEFDAEDRTEGNVVALTFTKIF, via the coding sequence ATGAAGCTTTTTTTAAAATTGATGCTGGCTGTAGGATTTATTTTACTTTTGTCCACTTCAAGTCTCTATGCAACGGCAAACAATCATTATGTCAATGGCGGTGAGGGTGTAAAGGCCGCGACAGTTCCCCCTCCTGGTTTCTATTATCGCATGTACAATCTTTATTATACTGCCGATGAATTCATGGATGATAACGGGAATGAAACTCCCATTGATTTTGATGTGAATGTTTTTGCCGTCGTCAATAGGTTTATCTGGGTGACCGATAAAAAATTTCTTGGAGCCGATTTTTTTATGGATGCAGTACTCCCGATTGTATACACGGATATTGAAATCGGTGCTATGGGGCTGGATAAGGATGAGTTCGGTTTTGCAGATTTGCTTATTGAGCCAGTTGGCCTAGCCTGGCATGGTCCCAGATATGATGCTGTCGTGGCTCTCGGTGTCTGGTTGCCTTTTGGAGATTATGATATCAATAACGCGGCTTCCCCAGGCAAAGGCTTTACTACCTTTATGGCAACCTTTGGGGGAACCCTTTATCTGGATGCCGCGAAAACCTGGTCCGCATCAGCCCTTGGCAGATATGAGATTCATACGGAACAAGATGATCACGACCTGACACCCGGTGATGATTTCCATTTTGAATGGGGTATCGGCAAATCCTTTGCCAAAGTATGGGAAGCTGGATTGGCAGGCTATTGCCAGTGGCAGGTAAACGATGATTCAGGAGCAGATGCCGTGAACTCAGGCACCCATGATAAGGTTTTCGGCATAGGTCCTGAAATAGGCGTCTTTGTCCCCTCTCTCAAATCGTTTTTCAACCTGAGAAGCGTGTGGGAATTTGATGCAGAAGATCGGACTGAAGGAAACGTTGTTGCCCTGACCTTTACAAAAATATTTTAA
- a CDS encoding methyl-accepting chemotaxis protein — MFKNMKIGAKIASGFTLITILCVMMGIIGCVTVNKIIHQIEIIKMVEGLKEIGVIAELQKVNYFNHKDEKSFKNFEKAFQDIKTNTMDVLKIVDDSNTQDALRNVLERQKAYAGAGYKMNDLVLKMNSSSDKMRNAGRAVESCLKTMEEANEPMTAFLNARRQEKNVIIYGDKFLHKGEKTYFQKYQDEMVKINNWPGTDDRLKSLTSEYEVAVLQQFSEQKQLDKIINEISLIGLGGLKSIEISQDKFKEVVLAGQNAGIMLIVVVLGICVLMTIVFAFFITRGITKPLNSVIEGLSESSEQVNAASGQVSSGSQSLANGASEQAASIEEISSSIEEMASMTKQNADNTGHADRIMKETELELNKANDFMSELITFMKDISNASDETQKVVKTIDEIAFQTNLLALNAAVEAARAGEAGAGFAVVAEEVRNLALRSADAAKDTAILIDGTVKKIKGGSDLVERTNNAFSNVMESASRIGELVGGIAAVSQEQSQGIGQINTAVAEMSKVTQSNAATAEESASASEEMSAQAEQQLVFVEELAGLVGESGKDLVATRRVQRSGWEWTGKKTGVGVQKILAGSVNRAAGKNIAAHGIREVRPEEVIPMEEVAFKDF, encoded by the coding sequence ATGTTTAAGAATATGAAAATAGGCGCAAAGATAGCGTCAGGATTTACTCTCATCACTATTTTGTGTGTTATGATGGGCATTATCGGTTGTGTGACTGTTAATAAAATTATTCATCAGATAGAAATTATAAAAATGGTCGAGGGACTTAAAGAAATTGGCGTCATAGCGGAACTGCAAAAGGTTAATTATTTTAATCATAAAGACGAAAAAAGTTTCAAGAATTTTGAAAAGGCTTTTCAGGATATTAAAACCAATACGATGGACGTGCTGAAAATTGTGGATGACAGTAATACTCAAGACGCATTGAGAAATGTGCTTGAGCGCCAGAAGGCTTATGCTGGTGCAGGATATAAAATGAATGATCTGGTACTCAAGATGAACAGTTCAAGTGATAAAATGCGTAATGCCGGTCGGGCTGTCGAGAGCTGTCTTAAAACAATGGAAGAAGCCAATGAGCCCATGACGGCCTTTTTAAACGCCAGGCGCCAGGAAAAGAATGTAATTATTTACGGGGACAAATTCTTGCATAAAGGTGAAAAGACATACTTCCAGAAATATCAGGATGAAATGGTAAAAATAAATAACTGGCCAGGTACTGATGACCGGCTGAAAAGCCTGACATCAGAATATGAAGTTGCCGTTTTGCAACAATTTAGCGAACAAAAACAGCTGGATAAAATCATTAATGAGATATCCCTTATTGGTCTGGGTGGGCTGAAGTCTATCGAGATTTCTCAGGATAAGTTTAAAGAGGTCGTTCTTGCAGGCCAGAATGCGGGCATAATGCTGATTGTTGTTGTTCTGGGGATATGCGTTTTAATGACAATTGTATTCGCTTTTTTCATTACACGCGGCATTACCAAACCGCTTAATAGTGTTATCGAAGGTTTGAGCGAGAGCTCCGAACAGGTTAATGCCGCCTCCGGTCAGGTTTCATCCGGCAGTCAATCCCTGGCTAATGGTGCTTCCGAGCAGGCAGCAAGTATTGAAGAGATATCATCATCCATTGAAGAAATGGCCTCCATGACCAAACAGAATGCGGATAATACGGGCCATGCGGACAGGATCATGAAAGAAACAGAACTGGAGCTTAACAAGGCCAATGATTTCATGTCTGAGTTGATCACATTCATGAAAGATATTTCCAATGCAAGCGATGAAACCCAGAAAGTCGTTAAAACAATAGATGAAATCGCATTCCAGACCAATTTATTAGCATTAAATGCGGCAGTAGAAGCAGCCCGCGCAGGCGAGGCAGGGGCAGGTTTTGCAGTAGTCGCGGAAGAGGTCAGGAATTTGGCACTCCGCTCTGCCGACGCAGCCAAGGATACGGCTATATTAATAGATGGGACTGTAAAAAAGATTAAAGGTGGATCAGACCTGGTAGAGCGAACCAATAATGCATTTAGTAATGTTATGGAAAGTGCTTCCAGGATCGGTGAACTTGTTGGTGGGATTGCCGCGGTCTCCCAGGAACAGAGCCAGGGTATTGGTCAGATCAACACGGCTGTAGCAGAGATGAGCAAGGTAACCCAGAGCAACGCCGCAACCGCAGAAGAGTCTGCATCGGCTTCCGAGGAGATGAGTGCCCAGGCAGAGCAGCAGTTGGTATTTGTAGAAGAACTGGCAGGCCTGGTTGGCGAAAGCGGTAAAGATTTGGTGGCCACCAGGAGAGTGCAGAGATCAGGCTGGGAGTGGACAGGTAAAAAGACAGGAGTCGGAGTTCAAAAAATTCTTGCAGGCTCTGTGAACAGGGCTGCCGGTAAAAATATAGCTGCTCATGGTATAAGAGAAGTCAGGCCTGAAGAGGTCATCCCCATGGAAGAAGTTGCTTTTAAGGACTTTTGA
- a CDS encoding thiolase family protein — protein MRLQRDVYIAGVGETVFGRHKMDYDELGRMAAFQAIKSSNIEGPGMIESAYVGNATNGIVTGQTIFKDIGICGTAPIINVESACSAGAMAVHLAIKDVACGLTELSMGVGAENHTLHREAGTAFQPAMNDIEAVHGGVMTGKYAMRATRYMHETGATIEDLALITQKSKRHAKNNPYAPFGGDYSIEEIINSRMVAYPLTLHQCCGIVDGAGAVVVCSEEMIKKLGIKKPVKVRGSVVTSGPYHNRPRDITGDDITEMTSEMLYEESGIGPKDVDILELHDAFTIAELLYYECMQLCDKGDGLKFLRDGQSTYGGQCVVSPRGGMLSYGHPIGASGAAQVAAQVKQLRGECQGYQVEPIPKVAMTHVTGGGLSGTEHAACTMHMLTSDW, from the coding sequence ATGAGATTACAGCGAGATGTATATATAGCCGGAGTAGGTGAGACTGTTTTTGGCAGACATAAAATGGATTACGATGAACTGGGACGTATGGCAGCTTTTCAGGCAATCAAATCTTCCAATATTGAAGGACCGGGGATGATTGAGAGTGCCTATGTGGGTAATGCCACTAACGGTATCGTTACCGGGCAGACTATTTTTAAAGACATCGGTATCTGCGGAACCGCTCCCATCATCAATGTGGAAAGTGCCTGTTCGGCCGGTGCTATGGCAGTCCATCTGGCCATAAAAGATGTGGCCTGCGGGCTGACGGAATTATCCATGGGCGTGGGGGCTGAAAATCATACTCTTCACAGAGAAGCGGGTACGGCATTCCAGCCGGCAATGAACGATATTGAAGCCGTCCACGGTGGGGTTATGACCGGTAAATATGCCATGCGCGCGACCCGGTATATGCACGAGACCGGTGCCACTATTGAAGATCTGGCTTTGATCACCCAGAAAAGCAAGCGGCACGCCAAAAATAATCCTTATGCCCCTTTTGGGGGGGATTACAGTATTGAGGAAATTATTAATTCAAGAATGGTGGCCTATCCTCTGACGCTTCATCAGTGTTGTGGAATCGTTGATGGTGCAGGTGCTGTCGTGGTCTGTTCCGAGGAAATGATCAAAAAACTGGGGATTAAAAAACCGGTTAAAGTAAGAGGGTCCGTTGTGACATCCGGTCCGTATCATAACCGGCCAAGGGACATTACCGGTGATGATATCACTGAAATGACATCTGAAATGCTCTATGAGGAATCCGGAATCGGCCCCAAAGACGTTGATATCCTGGAATTGCATGATGCCTTTACCATTGCTGAGTTGCTTTATTATGAATGCATGCAGCTGTGTGACAAAGGGGATGGCCTGAAATTTTTGAGAGACGGTCAGTCAACCTATGGCGGGCAGTGCGTTGTCAGTCCCAGGGGCGGAATGCTGTCCTATGGTCATCCCATCGGTGCTTCAGGTGCGGCCCAGGTAGCAGCCCAGGTAAAACAACTCAGGGGAGAGTGTCAGGGCTACCAGGTAGAGCCGATTCCAAAGGTTGCCATGACCCATGTAACCGGCGGCGGTCTTTCTGGTACTGAACATGCGGCCTGTACAATGCATATGCTCACAAGTGATTGGTAG
- a CDS encoding SDR family NAD(P)-dependent oxidoreductase has translation MGTFKDRVVLIESVGDEIGYAIAAMMASKGAKLVVLDINGKNTSDMVSRLKEIGVEVHGITADSADCAGAKDAITSVMEKYGRIDILVNNSDLIVKNEIVNTKAQNWYNGSKANIDPAYFMCREVIPVMRKQGYGRIINIGSVEYLGLPNTSLYSAAKSSMFGFTRSLALETAKDNITVNWVVKGTIQSSDMSEEQVEKLAAKIPVKRLGTPDDVAGAVSFFAADTSKFITGQTFFVCGGKSLSFSMSI, from the coding sequence ATGGGAACTTTTAAAGACAGAGTTGTTCTGATTGAATCGGTTGGGGATGAAATCGGATATGCAATCGCAGCAATGATGGCATCAAAGGGAGCTAAGCTGGTTGTCCTGGACATCAACGGTAAAAATACTTCCGATATGGTATCAAGGCTTAAAGAGATCGGTGTAGAAGTCCATGGCATAACAGCAGATTCTGCCGACTGTGCCGGTGCAAAAGATGCCATTACCAGTGTCATGGAAAAATATGGAAGGATTGATATCCTGGTCAATAATTCAGACCTGATCGTTAAAAACGAGATTGTGAATACCAAGGCCCAAAACTGGTATAACGGCTCAAAAGCCAACATAGATCCGGCGTACTTTATGTGCAGGGAAGTGATCCCGGTCATGCGGAAACAAGGGTATGGCCGAATCATAAATATCGGAAGCGTTGAGTATCTGGGCTTGCCCAATACCTCTTTATACAGTGCGGCAAAATCATCCATGTTTGGGTTTACCCGGTCGCTGGCACTTGAAACGGCCAAGGATAATATTACGGTTAACTGGGTGGTCAAGGGAACCATACAGTCCTCGGACATGTCTGAAGAGCAGGTTGAAAAACTTGCAGCCAAAATACCGGTAAAAAGATTAGGGACACCCGATGATGTAGCAGGCGCTGTGTCCTTTTTTGCTGCTGATACATCAAAATTTATAACAGGTCAGACATTCTTTGTCTGTGGCGGAAAAAGTCTGTCTTTTTCAATGTCGATTTAA
- a CDS encoding SDR family NAD(P)-dependent oxidoreductase, whose amino-acid sequence MGIKNRVAIITGSASGMGKDTAFMLAKNGARIVINDVSEEKVDQTTKEMRDAGYDAIGIVADISNKAAVESMVDETVKSFGSIDILVNNAGIERAGALRKLSEADWDMTVNVCLKGPFLCSQAVHGHMVEQKRGRIINIASRAWLGGMGQAPYSSAKAGVVGLTRTLALELGSKGITSNCIAPGLIKTPLWYELPEKTRNFLKGKQPSGNIGEGNDIANTILYLADDDTGYVTGQVLYVCGGRSLFSG is encoded by the coding sequence ATGGGAATTAAAAATAGAGTTGCAATTATTACAGGTTCCGCCAGTGGTATGGGCAAAGATACAGCATTCATGCTGGCAAAAAACGGTGCCAGGATAGTCATTAACGATGTTTCCGAAGAAAAAGTGGATCAAACCACCAAGGAAATGCGGGATGCCGGATACGATGCCATTGGAATCGTTGCCGATATTTCAAACAAGGCAGCTGTTGAGTCAATGGTGGATGAAACCGTTAAATCATTCGGGTCCATAGATATTCTTGTGAATAATGCAGGCATAGAAAGGGCCGGTGCCTTGAGAAAACTTTCCGAAGCAGACTGGGATATGACAGTGAATGTATGCCTTAAAGGGCCTTTTCTCTGCAGCCAGGCAGTTCATGGTCATATGGTCGAACAAAAGCGGGGCCGTATTATCAACATTGCGTCTCGTGCATGGCTTGGCGGTATGGGACAGGCACCTTATTCTTCTGCAAAAGCCGGGGTGGTTGGATTAACAAGGACACTTGCTCTGGAACTGGGCTCAAAAGGCATTACGTCAAATTGTATTGCACCGGGACTTATTAAAACTCCATTATGGTATGAGCTTCCGGAAAAGACGCGTAATTTTTTAAAGGGCAAGCAGCCTTCCGGTAATATTGGAGAAGGAAATGATATTGCCAATACCATCCTTTATCTTGCTGATGATGATACCGGTTATGTGACAGGTCAGGTGTTGTATGTATGTGGTGGAAGAAGCTTGTTTTCCGGGTGA
- a CDS encoding CaiB/BaiF CoA transferase family protein, giving the protein MESELKNRSLSDVKVLDFTGELGPYASKLYAGLGAEVIHLEPITGDPLRKKGPFYKGEEDNMEASLQFLYYNGNKKSLVVDLHRPEGQEIFLKLIENIDIFMESCVPGYLDSLGLSYEKLKKINPKLVQTSITPYGCVGPYKDYPGSDLTCSAMGGFLYLAGIDNDKPVRACDNQAYRMAESYAAVGSSIALLYAKRTGKGQFVDVSAMESVGMALENAAQYWDLEGSIRRGRGKEAGSATVHPCKDGHLAIVAIMGKNKNMWDSFVQWMKDENVEEREVFDDPRWIEPAYRRSDEGYETFCRIFHRFTMQHDKMTLYEKGQASRVAISPVSNGKDLLENPQLKHRNFWQTIEHENLDGGEVTFPGAPYEFGELDWRFGFPAPRFGEHTAQILESLNYTGEEITVFSKEGIINV; this is encoded by the coding sequence ATGGAAAGTGAATTGAAAAATAGATCCCTGTCTGATGTGAAAGTGCTGGATTTCACAGGAGAGCTGGGGCCCTATGCTTCAAAATTATATGCCGGACTGGGGGCTGAGGTGATTCACCTTGAACCAATAACCGGTGATCCTTTGCGGAAAAAAGGGCCTTTTTACAAAGGTGAAGAAGACAACATGGAAGCCAGCCTTCAATTCCTCTATTATAATGGCAATAAAAAAAGCCTGGTAGTGGATCTTCATAGGCCGGAGGGACAGGAAATTTTTTTAAAACTGATCGAGAATATTGATATTTTTATGGAGAGTTGTGTGCCGGGCTATTTGGATAGTCTGGGGCTTTCTTATGAAAAGCTCAAAAAAATCAATCCAAAACTTGTTCAAACATCCATCACACCTTATGGCTGTGTCGGACCCTATAAGGATTATCCCGGATCAGATCTTACCTGCTCTGCAATGGGAGGTTTTTTATATCTTGCCGGTATTGATAATGACAAACCTGTGAGAGCTTGTGACAACCAGGCCTACAGAATGGCTGAATCCTATGCGGCAGTCGGCAGTTCAATCGCTTTATTATATGCTAAGAGAACCGGAAAAGGTCAGTTTGTTGATGTGTCTGCCATGGAATCCGTGGGCATGGCTCTTGAAAATGCAGCACAATACTGGGATCTGGAAGGTTCTATCCGGCGTGGCAGGGGAAAAGAAGCTGGTTCTGCTACTGTTCATCCCTGTAAAGACGGTCATTTGGCCATTGTTGCCATAATGGGAAAAAACAAGAATATGTGGGATTCGTTTGTCCAGTGGATGAAAGATGAAAATGTGGAAGAACGAGAAGTGTTTGATGACCCAAGATGGATTGAACCTGCTTATAGACGATCTGATGAAGGGTATGAAACTTTTTGCAGGATTTTTCATCGGTTTACAATGCAACACGATAAAATGACTCTGTATGAAAAAGGACAGGCCAGCCGAGTAGCCATTTCCCCGGTTAGTAATGGAAAGGATCTGCTTGAGAATCCACAGCTGAAGCATAGAAATTTCTGGCAGACTATTGAACATGAAAATCTTGACGGAGGAGAAGTCACCTTTCCCGGAGCGCCTTATGAATTTGGTGAACTGGACTGGCGTTTTGGTTTTCCAGCACCACGGTTTGGAGAGCATACCGCTCAAATTTTAGAAAGTCTTAATTATACTGGCGAAGAAATTACTGTTTTTTCAAAGGAGGGAATTATAAATGTCTAA
- a CDS encoding CaiB/BaiF CoA transferase family protein, with translation MSNFEKALEGLVVCDFSWVGAGPITTNVLGQCGAEIIKIESLKRPDILRKGGPFKDGIAEGFERSGYFANRNPNKKCISLNMRQAKARDVAIRLIEKSDIIINNFRVGQMEKWNLGWEDVKKINPRIIYVTMSLQGIDGPHKSYMGFGVNLNALCGLTAQACMPGKNPFGTGTNYTDHVMVPSHTLFGIMAALLQREKTGKGQTVEVSQLESAIAMKPIDSMLYAANKEILGGMGCSDPDAAPHGVYETLGYRKWLAIAVFTDDEWTGFKTVMGNPAWAEDEKFATLASRKENEDELNRYVEEWTKDKYAATLMRQLLAHGVRAGVVNDARAAIEDEHLIERNFWSYLNHSEVGRTLYNRAPIMFSETPIEMKTAAPLLGEHTDEVLTGFLGYTNEELEQLKAEDVLT, from the coding sequence ATGTCTAATTTTGAAAAAGCATTAGAAGGACTTGTTGTATGCGATTTTTCATGGGTTGGTGCAGGTCCGATTACCACAAACGTATTAGGGCAGTGTGGTGCCGAGATTATCAAGATTGAAAGCCTGAAACGACCTGATATTTTGAGAAAAGGCGGACCCTTTAAGGACGGGATTGCAGAAGGCTTTGAGCGAAGCGGTTATTTTGCAAACAGAAATCCCAACAAAAAGTGCATCTCCCTGAACATGAGACAGGCCAAAGCGCGTGACGTAGCGATTCGCTTGATAGAAAAAAGTGATATCATTATTAACAATTTTCGCGTAGGGCAGATGGAAAAATGGAACCTCGGGTGGGAAGATGTTAAAAAAATAAATCCCCGTATTATTTATGTGACAATGAGTTTACAGGGAATAGACGGACCCCATAAATCCTATATGGGATTCGGGGTTAACCTGAATGCACTTTGCGGATTAACAGCACAGGCTTGTATGCCGGGCAAAAATCCTTTTGGCACCGGTACCAATTACACGGACCATGTCATGGTTCCGAGCCACACTCTTTTTGGAATAATGGCGGCCTTGCTTCAGCGTGAAAAAACAGGCAAGGGACAGACCGTTGAAGTGTCTCAGCTTGAGTCGGCCATTGCCATGAAACCCATTGACAGCATGCTGTATGCGGCAAACAAAGAGATTCTGGGTGGGATGGGATGCAGTGATCCCGATGCTGCTCCGCATGGTGTGTATGAAACACTCGGGTACAGGAAATGGCTTGCCATTGCCGTATTTACGGATGATGAATGGACAGGATTTAAAACAGTAATGGGAAATCCTGCCTGGGCCGAAGATGAAAAATTTGCCACTCTGGCAAGCAGAAAAGAAAACGAAGATGAACTGAACAGATATGTTGAAGAGTGGACAAAAGATAAATATGCGGCAACACTGATGCGGCAATTGCTGGCTCACGGTGTGAGGGCCGGTGTTGTAAATGATGCCAGGGCTGCCATAGAGGATGAACATCTTATCGAACGTAATTTCTGGTCATATCTGAATCATTCCGAGGTCGGACGAACGCTTTATAACAGAGCGCCCATAATGTTTTCCGAAACACCAATTGAAATGAAAACAGCAGCTCCGCTTCTGGGTGAGCATACTGACGAGGTGTTAACCGGCTTTTTAGGGTATACAAATGAAGAACTTGAACAGCTTAAAGCCGAGGATGTGCTGACCTGA